The following coding sequences lie in one Miscanthus floridulus cultivar M001 chromosome 9, ASM1932011v1, whole genome shotgun sequence genomic window:
- the LOC136480000 gene encoding uncharacterized protein — translation MDGGSSLNIMYAETLDEMGVNQTRLRPTQVPFHDIMPEKPAMPLRQIDLPVTFEDQFNYRTEALTYEMKMLGPHGVITIDTSFQRAYECEVKCCARATAIIASVELAALKEVATAIEKGMMNDVLT, via the exons atggacggaggcagcagcctcaacatcatgtatgccgagacgctcgatgagatgggcgtcaaCCAGACACGCCTCCGCCCAACCCAAGTGCCTTTTCACGACATCATGCCCGAGAAGCCGGCTATGCCActcaggcagatcgatctgcccgtgaCCTTCgaggatcagttcaattataggactgaggcCCTCACTTATGAG atgaagatgttgggcccccatggggtcatcaccatcgacacctccttccagcgcgcctacgagtgtgaggtcaagTGCTGTGCCCGCGCCACAGCAATCATCGCCTCCGTAgaactcgccgccctcaaggaggtGGCCACAGCAATCgagaaaggcatgatgaacgacgttTTAACCTag